AACATCGTTTCATTCCAAACCACATAACTATAGAGCTATGTCAGACGATATTACTAATTTGATGGATCATCTTCGAGACGAGGTCGACTTTGAAACCAACGGAGTTATAGTGATGGGTCATTCTATGGGAGGAAAAGTGGCAATGGTTCACGCATTAAGATTTCCTGATATAGTGAAGGGAGTGGTAAGTATTGACAATGTTCCATACATGAATCCAGAGACTTCATATGCGGAGTTTGAGAAGTTCCATCTGTATCTGAGATATATGCATCGATTACTCGAATCCGGTAGCTGTAGGAACGTTAGACAGATAGAACAAGCACTTGTTAAGTATGTTGAACCGAGAAGGAAGGTGGTATCGTTCTTAGTGAACAATCTACATAAGGATCCGGTGACTAAAAAGGTTCAATCTATGGTACCCTTGAGTTTACTCAATGAATGTATTGAGGATATTATGGAGTTCAAGATGTCTGACAGCGGAGATCTGGATGATTTTTCCGTGTATCAGGATCCTTTACTGATAC
This region of Brettanomyces nanus chromosome 2, complete sequence genomic DNA includes:
- a CDS encoding uncharacterized protein (EggNog:ENOG41~MEROPS:MER0031610); amino-acid sequence: MPRFSSVIPERILDYDIFRPRRISRPSRNSILVNPPPSQISANIPPIIFLHGLLGHRKNNRTAARILANQLGTTLIVPDLRNHGTSFHSKPHNYRAMSDDITNLMDHLRDEVDFETNGVIVMGHSMGGKVAMVHALRFPDIVKGVVSIDNVPYMNPETSYAEFEKFHLYLRYMHRLLESGSCRNVRQIEQALVKYVEPRRKVVSFLVNNLHKDPVTKKVQSMVPLSLLNECIEDIMEFKMSDSGDLDDFSVYQDPLLILRANYSPFVGQDIHEHLIREHFENYEIQSIDSTHWIVTENRGEFVKRVVKWVMDKFT